A region of the Deferribacterota bacterium genome:
GTAAATGGAGGATAGTCGATCCACTTAGATTTTATCTTACAGTGAGAGATATGGAAAGAGCATTAACACGTATAGATGATATTATATACTCTGAAATGAGGATAGAGCTTGCAAATCATAATTTATCTTCAGTTATTTCAGAAAATAGAAAAAAAATAATGCACAATGTTACAACTTTGTCCAGAAAAAAAGCTGAAGAATATGGTGTTTATATTGATGACGTGAGAATTAAAAGGGCAGATCTACCAAAAGAAAATGAGGAGAGGGTTTTTGACAGGATGAGATCAGAGAGAATAAGGATAGCAAAAAGATATAGGTCAGAGGGGAAGGAGGAAGCTGCAAAAATTCGATCAAGGACAGATAAAGAGAGGCGGGTTATAATAGCAGAAGCTTATAGGAAAATGGAGGAGATAAAGGGAAAAGCAGATGCTCAAGTTATAAAAATCACATCTAAAGCCTATAGCAAGGATCCTGAATTCTACAATTATATGAAATCCTTAGAGGTATATAACAAGATTATTGATAACAGCAGTCATCTATTTTTATCAACAGATGATAAATTGTTTAATTATCTTTTTATAAAATAAAAGCACATTTGTTGTGCCTCATTATTATAAAATTCATTTTTTTGGCTGTTTAAGTAACTTACAAGTGAGAGATTTTTTATAAGTAAAGATACGTTAGCAATTTTGATATTGTTGATAAAACTATAAAAGTTATTTTTTTAAA
Encoded here:
- a CDS encoding protease modulator HflC → MKNSLVIISVLLLLMIILLINALFTVEVSEQVIITQMGEPVNVIKDPGLKMKIPFIQKVNTLSKKLLEYDAEPAEIITKDKKILVVDNYCKWRIVDPLRFYLTVRDMERALTRIDDIIYSEMRIELANHNLSSVISENRKKIMHNVTTLSRKKAEEYGVYIDDVRIKRADLPKENEERVFDRMRSERIRIAKRYRSEGKEEAAKIRSRTDKERRVIIAEAYRKMEEIKGKADAQVIKITSKAYSKDPEFYNYMKSLEVYNKIIDNSSHLFLSTDDKLFNYLFIK